Proteins from a single region of Bdellovibrio svalbardensis:
- the glyA gene encoding serine hydroxymethyltransferase yields MHSTSQSMNQALAQVDPEVSAAIEKESERQQFGLEMIASENYTSKAVMEAQGSILTNKYAEGYPGKRYYGGCVNVDTVETLAIERAKKLFGMKFANVQPHSGSQANMGVYLAACKAGDTILGMDLSHGGHLTHGSPVNFSGMLFKAASYKLDAETGRINYDTIRAVAKETNPKLIIAGYSAYPRTLDFAKFKEIADEVGAQLLVDMAHFAGLVATGHHPSPAEYADYVTTTTHKTLRGPRGGMILTNSEEKAKVMNSRIFPGIQGGPLEHVIAGKAVAFGEALKPEFKTYSGQVIANAKALAEEMLNQGFKLVTGGTDNHLILVDLSDREITGKLAENSLDEAGITVNKNTVPNEKRSPFVTSGVRIGTPALTTRGMGTSEMKQIAKWIAQVLNNPEDTANKSKVHEEVKQLCKQFPIY; encoded by the coding sequence ATGCATTCAACGTCACAATCAATGAACCAAGCCTTAGCACAAGTCGATCCTGAAGTTTCCGCAGCGATTGAAAAAGAATCTGAACGTCAACAGTTCGGATTAGAAATGATTGCTTCCGAAAACTACACATCCAAAGCGGTGATGGAAGCTCAAGGTTCAATTTTGACAAATAAGTACGCTGAAGGTTACCCAGGAAAACGCTATTACGGCGGCTGCGTGAATGTCGACACCGTTGAAACACTAGCGATTGAAAGAGCTAAAAAACTTTTCGGCATGAAGTTCGCGAATGTTCAACCACACTCCGGCTCTCAAGCCAATATGGGTGTTTATCTCGCAGCCTGCAAAGCGGGCGATACAATTCTGGGAATGGATTTATCTCACGGTGGACATTTGACTCATGGATCGCCAGTTAATTTCAGCGGCATGCTTTTCAAAGCTGCATCTTATAAATTGGACGCCGAAACAGGTCGCATTAATTACGACACCATTCGCGCGGTAGCTAAAGAAACAAATCCTAAATTAATTATAGCAGGCTATAGTGCTTATCCACGTACTTTGGATTTCGCTAAATTCAAAGAAATTGCAGATGAAGTTGGCGCACAATTGCTTGTCGACATGGCTCACTTCGCAGGACTTGTTGCAACTGGCCACCACCCATCCCCTGCTGAATACGCTGATTATGTAACGACAACGACTCACAAAACTTTGCGCGGTCCTCGCGGCGGAATGATCCTGACGAATTCAGAAGAAAAGGCCAAAGTCATGAACTCAAGAATCTTCCCGGGAATCCAGGGTGGACCACTTGAGCACGTGATCGCAGGGAAAGCTGTGGCCTTCGGCGAAGCTTTGAAACCAGAATTCAAAACCTACAGCGGCCAAGTGATCGCAAACGCCAAAGCACTCGCAGAAGAAATGCTCAATCAAGGTTTTAAGCTTGTTACGGGCGGTACCGACAATCACTTGATTCTTGTGGATCTAAGCGACCGAGAAATCACTGGTAAACTAGCTGAAAACTCTCTGGATGAAGCGGGTATCACAGTAAATAAGAACACTGTACCCAACGAAAAACGCTCTCCATTCGTAACCAGCGGTGTGCGCATCGGCACCCCGGCCCTTACAACAAGAGGCATGGGAACCAGCGAAATGAAACAAATCGCAAAATGGATTGCCCAAGTTCTGAACAATCCCGAAGACACCGCCAACAAAAGCAAAGTGCACGAGGAAGTAAAACAACTCTGCAAACAGTTTCCAATCTACTAA
- a CDS encoding M23 family metallopeptidase, whose product MLWIRALMSYSEPMTPGWTQLVKTAGCMLITGSLISCSSFNSPLSNGNYQTAASHEKKAVSVRTAASDQPMTIIQDMTFDWPVDSARMTRGFLPNKRKPHLGIDLAAPKGTPILAAQEGTVIYAGREFRGYGKMVLIESGEGWATLYAHFDKILVSEGQKVRKGEVVGAMGRTGRATGVHLHFEIRHNRGPIDPLPLLPHVATARN is encoded by the coding sequence ATGCTTTGGATTCGCGCCCTTATGAGCTATAGTGAACCAATGACACCAGGATGGACTCAACTAGTTAAGACAGCAGGATGCATGTTAATTACAGGATCACTCATATCCTGTTCCAGTTTCAATTCCCCTCTTTCCAATGGGAACTACCAAACAGCAGCAAGCCATGAAAAGAAGGCCGTATCTGTAAGAACAGCCGCTTCTGATCAACCAATGACGATCATTCAAGATATGACATTTGATTGGCCGGTCGATAGCGCCCGCATGACTCGTGGTTTTTTACCCAACAAGCGCAAGCCTCATTTGGGTATCGATTTGGCAGCTCCAAAAGGAACGCCTATCTTAGCCGCTCAGGAAGGCACTGTGATCTACGCAGGTCGTGAGTTCCGTGGCTATGGAAAGATGGTTCTGATTGAGTCTGGCGAGGGCTGGGCGACTCTTTATGCGCACTTCGACAAGATCTTGGTTTCTGAAGGACAAAAAGTTCGCAAAGGCGAAGTCGTTGGAGCTATGGGCCGTACGGGCCGCGCTACCGGCGTGCATTTGCATTTTGAAATCCGTCACAACCGTGGACCAATCGATCCTCTTCCTTTGTTACCTCACGTAGCCACTGCTCGAAACTAA
- the acpP gene encoding acyl carrier protein, translated as MALHPKVKDIIVEQLGVDPEKVKPEASFIDDLGADSLDIVELVMAMEEEFDLEIPDEDAEKLKTVQDVASYLEKKGKA; from the coding sequence ATGGCATTGCATCCAAAAGTAAAAGACATCATCGTTGAACAACTTGGCGTAGATCCAGAGAAAGTTAAGCCTGAAGCTTCTTTCATCGACGATCTTGGTGCTGATAGCCTTGATATCGTTGAACTAGTAATGGCAATGGAAGAAGAGTTCGATCTTGAAATCCCTGATGAAGATGCTGAAAAGCTTAAAACAGTTCAAGACGTAGCTTCTTACCTTGAGAAAAAAGGCAAAGCGTAG
- the fabD gene encoding ACP S-malonyltransferase has translation MFTLVFPGQGSQQTGMGRFLFENFKIAQETFEEGSEALKQDMKQLCFEGSEADLALTENTQPALLLVSTATQRVLRNEFNVKVQSAAGHSIGEYAALVAAGVIRFDQAMQAVRTRGQAMQSAVPVGQGGMVAVLGLEPDQVETLCQYVVKNSGFGPLSAANFNSPGQIVISGSMKAINWLKDNFKPENIWAEAPKRAKLIPLSVSAPFHCEMMKPAEETMRVVLTGMEFNPSAFPIVQNFHAKFENDGAVLRENLIRQVSAPVRWTQSMETLKAAGHSQIIECGAGKVIQGLLKKIDGEFFKVMTTSSLEDIKTIEEFLKASSH, from the coding sequence ATGTTTACTCTTGTATTCCCAGGACAAGGCAGCCAGCAAACTGGCATGGGCCGTTTTTTGTTTGAAAACTTCAAGATCGCTCAGGAAACTTTCGAGGAAGGCTCTGAAGCGTTGAAACAAGATATGAAGCAACTTTGCTTCGAGGGCTCTGAAGCAGATCTTGCTTTAACTGAAAACACTCAACCTGCGCTGCTCTTGGTTTCAACTGCAACGCAAAGAGTTCTTCGCAATGAATTCAATGTCAAAGTTCAATCAGCAGCAGGACATTCGATCGGCGAATACGCCGCCCTGGTTGCCGCGGGCGTGATCCGTTTTGATCAGGCGATGCAAGCAGTTCGGACTCGCGGACAAGCGATGCAGTCAGCGGTTCCTGTGGGTCAAGGTGGCATGGTTGCGGTTCTTGGACTGGAGCCAGATCAAGTTGAAACTCTTTGCCAATATGTTGTTAAAAACTCTGGCTTTGGCCCCCTTTCTGCGGCGAATTTCAATTCTCCAGGACAAATCGTAATCAGTGGTTCTATGAAAGCTATCAACTGGCTCAAGGACAACTTCAAACCGGAGAATATCTGGGCCGAAGCTCCAAAGCGCGCAAAGTTGATTCCCTTGTCGGTCTCAGCACCCTTCCATTGTGAAATGATGAAACCTGCTGAAGAGACAATGCGTGTTGTGCTGACAGGCATGGAGTTCAATCCGTCTGCATTCCCTATCGTTCAAAACTTCCATGCAAAATTCGAAAATGATGGCGCCGTTCTTCGCGAAAATCTAATTCGCCAAGTCTCTGCACCGGTTCGTTGGACGCAAAGTATGGAAACACTCAAGGCCGCTGGACACTCGCAAATCATCGAGTGTGGCGCAGGCAAAGTGATTCAAGGTCTTCTTAAAAAGATCGACGGCGAATTCTTCAAAGTTATGACCACTTCGAGCCTCGAAGATATTAAAACTATTGAGGAATTTTTGAAAGCTTCGAGTCATTAA
- the fabF gene encoding beta-ketoacyl-ACP synthase II, translated as MNSRFERPSKAQRRVVVTGVGAVTPLGNTIEDSWAAAIRGQSGIAKITKFDTTGFDVTFAGEVKGFQPDLYIEKKEQKKMDEFIHFSIAASKMAMEMAKLNLSDETKETTGVIIGVGIGGLQTIDDTSIKLKEKGPGRISPFFIPSVITNLAAGQVSIALGLKGPNYSVTSACASGVHSIGDAVRYIRDGVADVMLAGGAESTVCGLAIGGFAAMRALSTRNDAPEKASRPWDKDRDGFVLGEGAAVLVIESLEHAVKRGANILCEITGYGVSSDAYHMTSPAPEGAGGYAAMAMAVKDAGIQPADINYVNAHGTSTPVGDGLESFAIKKLMGDHAKKVWVSSTKSMTGHALGAAGAIESAFCVMAIRDQIAPPTINLENPSEDCDLDYVPHKAREGKLNHVLNNSFGFGGTNACLIFSKYTEK; from the coding sequence ATGAACTCCCGATTTGAACGTCCATCCAAAGCACAAAGAAGAGTTGTTGTAACCGGCGTTGGCGCTGTTACTCCCCTTGGCAACACCATTGAGGATAGCTGGGCTGCTGCCATTCGTGGTCAATCTGGCATCGCCAAAATTACGAAATTCGATACAACAGGCTTCGACGTGACTTTTGCCGGTGAAGTGAAAGGGTTCCAACCCGACCTCTACATCGAGAAAAAAGAACAAAAGAAGATGGACGAATTCATTCACTTCTCTATCGCCGCTTCAAAAATGGCGATGGAGATGGCAAAGCTTAATCTCAGCGATGAGACTAAGGAAACCACGGGAGTTATTATCGGCGTGGGTATCGGTGGTCTTCAGACTATCGATGACACTTCGATCAAACTAAAAGAAAAAGGACCGGGTCGTATCAGCCCGTTCTTTATTCCAAGTGTGATCACAAACTTGGCTGCCGGTCAGGTTTCAATTGCTCTTGGCCTTAAAGGTCCTAATTACTCTGTCACTTCTGCTTGTGCTTCTGGCGTTCACTCTATTGGTGATGCTGTTCGCTACATTCGTGATGGCGTGGCGGACGTAATGCTTGCAGGTGGCGCTGAAAGCACAGTGTGCGGTCTTGCCATTGGCGGTTTCGCAGCGATGCGAGCACTTTCAACTCGCAATGATGCCCCTGAAAAAGCCAGCCGTCCTTGGGATAAAGACCGTGATGGTTTTGTTCTTGGTGAAGGCGCTGCCGTTCTAGTTATTGAATCTCTAGAGCATGCAGTAAAACGTGGTGCAAATATCCTTTGCGAAATCACAGGCTACGGCGTTTCTTCTGATGCCTACCATATGACATCTCCGGCTCCTGAAGGCGCTGGTGGTTATGCGGCGATGGCGATGGCCGTAAAGGATGCAGGAATTCAACCTGCTGATATCAATTACGTGAATGCTCACGGCACATCAACTCCTGTTGGTGACGGCCTTGAGTCTTTTGCAATCAAAAAGCTTATGGGCGATCATGCGAAGAAAGTCTGGGTCTCCAGCACTAAATCCATGACTGGTCATGCTTTAGGTGCCGCGGGTGCCATCGAATCTGCCTTCTGTGTGATGGCAATTCGTGACCAAATCGCTCCACCAACGATCAATCTTGAAAATCCAAGCGAAGACTGCGATCTCGATTATGTCCCACACAAAGCTCGTGAAGGAAAATTGAATCACGTCTTGAACAACAGCTTCGGTTTCGGCGGAACAAACGCTTGTTTGATCTTCTCGAAATACACTGAGAAATAA
- the rpmF gene encoding 50S ribosomal protein L32 has product MPTPKKKTSRSKRDMRRSHDGLSAPAVAVDKKTGELVRPHRATKGADGALYYKGKQISAAK; this is encoded by the coding sequence ATGCCAACTCCTAAGAAGAAAACATCTCGCTCAAAACGTGATATGCGCCGTTCACACGATGGTTTGTCTGCTCCAGCAGTAGCTGTAGACAAAAAAACTGGCGAGCTAGTTCGTCCACACCGCGCAACTAAAGGTGCTGACGGAGCTTTGTACTACAAAGGCAAACAAATCAGCGCAGCTAAATAA
- a CDS encoding methyl-accepting chemotaxis protein, which translates to MLHLTKRGTFMMSKLNLKTKLLLLCGLLSSVIVVVGVTGLLSLKKVGEEYGFVVSKVAPKINHANQMLIDYRRVRIYITTLAIPGATPSEGEDAVRVAQETMAQYEKNDAAYVNLNFVPGQKELYDKVRGAWLDFRKTSENAISLYLSGSISDKEKMNRVLLKDCNEKAIAYTAAVNELIRFHQSVMQSKAASAQEISEQASVFTLSIVVGGIVFALVCGFIFANTLARSLNRISEAVLGAAEQTSSGGAQLAAASVQLSAGSTEAAASLEETVASLEELSSMVKLNTGNAQEANVLSQRSRESAEKGEISISKLIDSMTDIANGSKKIEEIINVIDDIAFQTNLLALNAAVEAARAGEQGKGFAVVAEAVRGLAQRSALAAKDISTLITENVSKSENGSKVAHESSAVLKDILNAVKKVADLNGEIAAGSQEQASGLEQISKAMNQLDQATQANAASSEEVAASSEEMSHQANALSELVEELQKIVQGAKGDAPASLASSRQGSAKRTGREENKLAAAASFDKQASGRSGIGNLSGF; encoded by the coding sequence ATGCTTCATCTTACAAAACGAGGTACTTTCATGATGTCGAAGCTTAATTTGAAAACCAAGTTGCTCTTACTTTGTGGTCTTCTTTCGTCTGTTATTGTTGTCGTAGGTGTTACGGGACTCTTATCTCTTAAAAAAGTTGGAGAAGAGTATGGATTTGTTGTGTCTAAAGTTGCTCCCAAAATCAACCATGCCAATCAGATGCTCATAGACTACAGAAGAGTGCGTATTTATATTACGACATTGGCTATTCCTGGTGCGACACCCAGCGAAGGGGAAGATGCAGTTCGAGTCGCTCAAGAAACAATGGCTCAATACGAAAAAAACGACGCAGCTTATGTAAATCTGAATTTCGTTCCTGGTCAAAAGGAGCTCTACGACAAAGTTCGTGGGGCGTGGTTGGACTTTAGGAAAACATCTGAGAACGCAATTTCCTTATATCTGTCAGGATCTATTTCTGACAAAGAGAAGATGAATAGAGTGCTTCTTAAGGACTGCAATGAAAAAGCAATCGCGTATACAGCCGCAGTCAATGAACTGATTCGCTTCCATCAAAGTGTAATGCAAAGCAAGGCGGCTTCAGCTCAGGAAATCTCTGAACAGGCGAGCGTCTTCACTCTGTCTATCGTTGTCGGTGGAATTGTTTTTGCGTTGGTTTGCGGATTCATTTTTGCGAATACATTGGCGCGATCGCTCAATCGAATTAGTGAGGCCGTTCTTGGAGCTGCGGAGCAAACGTCATCTGGAGGTGCGCAATTGGCAGCGGCCAGTGTGCAGCTTTCAGCGGGTTCTACGGAAGCGGCAGCATCTCTGGAGGAAACGGTGGCTTCACTGGAAGAACTATCCAGCATGGTCAAATTAAATACAGGGAATGCACAAGAAGCCAATGTGCTTTCGCAAAGATCGAGAGAGTCTGCGGAAAAAGGAGAGATATCAATTTCAAAGCTTATTGATTCGATGACGGATATTGCCAATGGCTCCAAAAAGATTGAAGAGATTATCAATGTTATTGACGATATTGCCTTTCAAACGAATTTGTTGGCGCTCAATGCCGCCGTGGAAGCGGCCCGCGCTGGAGAGCAAGGGAAGGGATTCGCGGTTGTGGCTGAGGCCGTTCGTGGTCTGGCGCAAAGAAGTGCGCTCGCTGCAAAAGACATTTCTACGCTTATTACCGAGAACGTCAGCAAGAGTGAGAACGGCTCGAAGGTCGCACATGAAAGCAGTGCCGTTCTTAAAGACATTCTTAATGCGGTAAAGAAGGTTGCAGATCTTAATGGTGAGATCGCAGCCGGAAGCCAAGAGCAAGCCAGTGGTCTGGAGCAGATATCAAAGGCGATGAACCAGCTGGATCAGGCAACTCAAGCAAACGCCGCGTCCTCAGAAGAGGTGGCCGCCTCATCGGAGGAGATGTCTCATCAGGCGAATGCTTTGTCTGAACTTGTCGAGGAGCTTCAGAAAATTGTACAAGGAGCTAAAGGTGACGCTCCCGCTTCACTGGCGTCAAGTCGACAAGGTTCTGCTAAACGAACTGGACGAGAAGAAAATAAATTGGCGGCAGCAGCTTCCTTTGACAAACAGGCCAGCGGAAGAAGTGGCATTGGCAACCTCTCAGGATTTTGA
- a CDS encoding DUF177 domain-containing protein, with protein sequence MKINLADIPEEGRSYIWNSQTGEVNNVLSDLIGKTQYQTEFFIKPLTTKDFQLSGTIKTTLPEQCSRCGIDFAFPVNEKFKEILIPKQDQPRGGHYSKVNHVSDLPAESADSVEYEGTHFDMGEFLHEVVALAAPFNPAGPENENGDCSICEIPLKGRTFSYDEVMPEEKPQNPFAALKNIKIN encoded by the coding sequence ATGAAAATCAATCTTGCAGACATCCCAGAGGAAGGCCGTTCTTACATTTGGAACAGCCAAACTGGCGAAGTTAATAATGTTCTTTCTGATCTTATTGGTAAGACTCAGTACCAAACTGAGTTCTTTATCAAACCCCTGACTACCAAAGACTTCCAGTTGAGCGGAACCATCAAAACCACACTCCCTGAGCAATGTTCACGTTGTGGTATCGATTTCGCCTTCCCAGTAAACGAGAAGTTCAAAGAAATTCTAATTCCCAAACAAGACCAACCCCGTGGCGGCCATTACTCAAAGGTCAATCATGTCAGTGACTTACCCGCTGAGAGCGCTGATTCTGTCGAATACGAAGGAACTCACTTTGATATGGGCGAATTCCTCCACGAAGTGGTAGCTCTTGCCGCGCCTTTTAATCCGGCAGGCCCTGAGAATGAAAATGGCGACTGCTCAATTTGCGAAATTCCTCTGAAAGGACGCACTTTTAGCTATGACGAAGTGATGCCGGAAGAAAAACCGCAAAACCCGTTTGCCGCTCTAAAGAACATAAAGATCAATTAA
- a CDS encoding beta-ketoacyl-ACP synthase III: MAGLYRSRVAGIGSYLPEKVLTNQDLEKMVETNDQWIVERTGIERRHIAAEGETTSDLCLHASQRALKDANLNPEDIDMIIVGTVTGDRQMPSTACYLQSKLGARNVMAFDLNAACSGFVYGVSIADQFIRTGMYKNILVVGAEVLHRFVNYKDRETCILFGDGAGAWVVSRAEANDPNIIASTHLHADGDLAELLTLPGGGAIMPQSQEVLDNNLQYVQMKGREIFKNAVRTMALCCKEALAQNNVTPEQIDWIIPHQANKRIIEAVADQFDFPMERVIVYLQETGNTSSASIPLAFDWAVQNGKIKRGQNILLTAFGAGLTSGSILLRY, translated from the coding sequence ATGGCAGGACTATATCGATCTCGTGTCGCAGGCATAGGCTCTTATCTACCAGAGAAGGTTCTTACGAACCAAGATCTCGAGAAAATGGTAGAGACCAACGATCAATGGATCGTTGAGCGCACAGGGATCGAACGTCGCCATATCGCAGCTGAGGGTGAAACCACATCGGATCTTTGCCTTCATGCTTCTCAAAGAGCTCTTAAAGACGCCAATTTAAATCCTGAAGACATTGATATGATCATCGTCGGTACTGTTACAGGTGACCGTCAGATGCCTTCTACAGCCTGCTACCTACAAAGTAAGCTGGGCGCTCGCAATGTGATGGCTTTCGACTTGAATGCCGCCTGCTCTGGATTTGTTTATGGTGTTTCGATAGCCGATCAATTCATTCGCACAGGAATGTATAAAAATATTCTCGTGGTCGGCGCGGAAGTCCTTCATCGCTTCGTAAATTATAAAGATCGTGAAACTTGTATTCTCTTTGGTGATGGCGCTGGTGCTTGGGTTGTTTCCCGCGCTGAGGCCAACGATCCTAACATTATTGCAAGCACACACTTGCATGCCGATGGTGATCTTGCTGAATTGCTAACTCTGCCTGGCGGAGGCGCTATTATGCCTCAGTCACAGGAAGTTCTCGATAACAACCTTCAATATGTTCAAATGAAAGGTCGCGAGATCTTTAAAAACGCGGTTCGCACAATGGCTCTTTGTTGCAAAGAAGCTTTGGCGCAAAATAACGTTACACCTGAACAAATTGATTGGATTATTCCTCATCAAGCCAACAAACGCATCATTGAAGCTGTGGCTGATCAATTCGATTTCCCAATGGAGCGCGTGATTGTTTATCTTCAGGAAACTGGAAATACATCATCAGCTTCTATTCCTTTGGCCTTTGATTGGGCCGTTCAAAATGGAAAAATAAAAAGAGGTCAAAACATCTTGCTCACAGCATTTGGAGCGGGTCTGACTTCTGGTTCTATTCTATTGAGGTACTGA
- a CDS encoding RpiB/LacA/LacB family sugar-phosphate isomerase has protein sequence MNIFVGCDHAGLDLKLKVMAALPDFNWKDQGTFNGDSVDYPDFADKVCKELVQVELQNQKTNVQDSLQGPAMGILICGSGQGMAIRANRYPQVRAALCWNEDIARLSREHNNANILVLSARFTSPDLAVKMIKEFFKTSFEGGRHQGRVQKLSADTGC, from the coding sequence ATGAATATTTTTGTCGGCTGCGATCATGCGGGTTTGGATTTAAAACTTAAAGTGATGGCAGCACTTCCAGATTTTAACTGGAAAGATCAGGGTACTTTTAACGGAGACTCCGTAGACTATCCTGATTTTGCCGACAAAGTTTGCAAAGAATTAGTTCAAGTAGAACTTCAAAACCAAAAGACAAATGTTCAAGATTCACTTCAAGGTCCTGCGATGGGCATTTTGATTTGTGGATCCGGACAAGGCATGGCAATCAGAGCCAATCGTTATCCTCAGGTGCGCGCAGCTCTTTGCTGGAATGAAGATATCGCTCGCCTTTCCCGCGAACATAATAATGCCAATATCTTAGTTTTAAGCGCTCGTTTCACATCTCCAGATCTAGCTGTGAAAATGATTAAAGAATTCTTCAAGACCTCTTTCGAAGGCGGCCGCCACCAAGGTCGTGTTCAAAAACTCTCAGCCGACACTGGTTGTTGA
- a CDS encoding alpha/beta fold hydrolase — translation MATLKVNGAQLYYEDHGPKDAPAIVLSPLLYTDSSVFEPIVRMLSEDYRVICYDHRGSGKTAGTVSPSIESSAKDVASLIEKLEIAPCHFFGNCLGADVGLQLAVSRSDLLRSCTLAGPNYQSDPEDVIKRNDAMVDKVKAQGMRAGLKDFTEMWFGSTFRSTKDPVQVMRREKWMNHLAKMKSEEIDQVRQIFHRKDLSKELGRIRCDVLILCGDEDSAESLEATRKVAKAIPGAELRTIHHAGYALVIEQPEEVAEVIKTFVGKVERRFIHRSKEAARENFLRAGF, via the coding sequence ATGGCTACTCTTAAGGTAAATGGAGCTCAGCTCTATTATGAAGACCATGGGCCGAAAGACGCTCCGGCCATCGTGCTCAGCCCCTTGCTCTATACAGACAGCTCTGTTTTTGAACCCATTGTAAGGATGCTTTCAGAAGACTACAGAGTGATTTGTTACGATCATCGCGGTTCTGGAAAAACAGCGGGTACAGTCAGTCCCAGCATTGAAAGCAGTGCTAAAGATGTCGCAAGTTTGATTGAGAAACTTGAAATTGCTCCTTGCCACTTCTTTGGTAACTGTTTGGGTGCTGATGTGGGATTGCAGCTTGCAGTTTCTCGTTCTGATTTACTTCGTAGCTGTACTCTTGCGGGTCCAAACTATCAATCCGATCCTGAAGACGTTATAAAACGAAATGATGCGATGGTTGATAAGGTGAAAGCCCAAGGCATGAGGGCGGGGTTGAAAGACTTCACTGAAATGTGGTTTGGCTCCACCTTCCGAAGCACGAAAGATCCCGTTCAAGTGATGCGTCGAGAAAAATGGATGAATCATCTCGCGAAAATGAAATCCGAAGAAATCGATCAGGTTCGACAAATCTTTCATCGTAAAGATTTAAGTAAAGAACTAGGTCGAATTCGATGTGATGTTTTGATTCTTTGTGGGGATGAAGATTCCGCAGAAAGTCTGGAAGCTACCAGAAAAGTAGCAAAAGCAATTCCTGGTGCTGAACTCAGGACAATTCACCATGCAGGTTATGCTCTTGTGATCGAACAGCCTGAAGAAGTTGCCGAAGTTATTAAAACCTTCGTCGGCAAAGTGGAACGTCGCTTTATTCACCGATCTAAAGAAGCCGCTCGTGAGAACTTTTTGCGCGCAGGCTTCTAA
- the fabG gene encoding 3-oxoacyl-[acyl-carrier-protein] reductase, with protein MSQNSLQGKKIVVTGGSRGIGASIVKLLADEGAQVAFTYSSREESAQQVAHTLKGEGHFYIKMDVSNEQSVNEAVEHILEKWPEIDGVVNNAGITKDQLLMRMKAEDFDSVVSTNLRGTFLVTKAFTKGMMKARKGSIVNITSVIGQTGNAGQANYAASKAGTVAFAKSVALELGSRNVRVNNVAPGYIATEMTDVLSEDVKAKILAKVPLGKIGEGTDVAQAVRFLLSDESKYITGQTLSVNGGMFME; from the coding sequence ATGAGTCAAAACTCACTTCAAGGAAAGAAAATCGTAGTCACCGGCGGAAGCCGCGGCATCGGTGCTTCCATCGTGAAACTTCTAGCTGACGAAGGCGCACAAGTTGCGTTTACATATTCATCTCGCGAAGAATCTGCCCAACAAGTTGCGCACACTCTTAAAGGAGAAGGCCATTTCTATATCAAGATGGACGTCTCTAACGAACAGTCCGTCAACGAAGCTGTTGAGCATATTCTTGAGAAATGGCCAGAGATCGACGGCGTTGTGAACAATGCTGGCATCACTAAAGATCAACTTCTTATGCGCATGAAAGCCGAAGACTTTGATTCCGTTGTTTCTACAAATCTTCGCGGCACCTTCTTGGTCACAAAAGCCTTTACTAAAGGCATGATGAAGGCGCGCAAAGGTTCTATCGTAAATATCACTTCTGTTATTGGACAAACTGGAAACGCAGGTCAGGCAAACTACGCAGCTTCTAAAGCTGGTACCGTGGCATTTGCTAAATCTGTTGCTTTGGAACTGGGCTCTCGCAATGTTCGCGTGAACAATGTGGCTCCTGGCTATATCGCAACAGAAATGACTGATGTTTTATCAGAAGATGTTAAAGCAAAAATCTTGGCCAAAGTTCCACTTGGAAAAATTGGTGAAGGTACTGACGTTGCTCAGGCTGTGAGATTCTTACTGAGTGATGAATCAAAATACATCACAGGTCAGACTCTGAGCGTGAACGGCGGAATGTTTATGGAGTAG